Proteins encoded in a region of the Streptomyces sp. NBC_00310 genome:
- a CDS encoding RNA ligase (ATP) gives MSTLRVTAEVLTIHEHPNADALELAQVGLYRAVVAKGAYRTGDTAVYIPEQSVLPAALIEELGLTGRLAGGRSDRVKAVRLRGELSQGIVCRPRELADVDLTAAVTEGTDFAERLGIVKWVPPIPPTMSGEVESAPDLLPWVDIENIQRYPDIFAPGERIVLTEKLHGTACLVTYFAEDGRVQVSSKGFGAKSLALKEDPRNLYWRAVHGHRVTEASARLAERLGARRVGIFGEVYGAGVQDLTYGADGRRDTLGYAVFDVSAEIDGEVRWLGSAELSELLDGELPLVPRLYEGPYSIDRVLEVATGRETVSGRDLHLREGVVIRPATERYSPVTGGRAVAKAVSPAYLTRKGGTEYE, from the coding sequence ATGTCGACGCTGCGCGTCACCGCCGAAGTGCTGACGATCCACGAACACCCGAACGCCGACGCGCTCGAACTGGCCCAGGTGGGCCTGTACCGAGCCGTCGTGGCGAAGGGCGCGTACCGCACCGGTGACACCGCCGTCTACATCCCGGAGCAGTCCGTGCTCCCGGCCGCGCTGATCGAGGAGCTGGGGCTGACCGGACGGCTCGCCGGCGGCAGGTCGGACCGGGTGAAGGCGGTACGGCTGCGGGGCGAGCTGTCGCAGGGCATCGTCTGCCGGCCACGGGAGCTCGCGGACGTGGACCTCACGGCCGCCGTCACGGAGGGCACGGACTTCGCGGAGCGGCTCGGCATCGTCAAGTGGGTGCCGCCGATCCCGCCCACGATGAGCGGCGAGGTCGAGTCGGCGCCGGATCTGCTGCCCTGGGTCGACATCGAGAACATCCAGCGCTATCCCGACATCTTCGCGCCCGGCGAGCGGATCGTCCTGACGGAGAAGCTGCACGGAACGGCCTGCCTGGTGACGTACTTCGCCGAGGACGGCCGCGTCCAGGTGTCCTCGAAGGGCTTCGGCGCCAAGTCCCTCGCGCTGAAGGAGGACCCGCGCAACCTGTACTGGCGTGCCGTCCACGGCCACCGGGTCACCGAGGCCTCGGCCCGGCTCGCCGAACGGCTCGGGGCACGCCGGGTCGGGATCTTCGGCGAGGTGTACGGCGCCGGGGTGCAGGACCTGACGTACGGCGCCGACGGCCGGCGCGACACGCTCGGGTACGCCGTGTTCGACGTCTCGGCGGAGATCGACGGCGAGGTGCGCTGGCTCGGCTCGGCGGAGCTGTCCGAGCTGCTGGACGGCGAACTGCCGCTGGTACCGAGGCTGTACGAGGGCCCGTACTCCATCGACCGGGTCCTGGAGGTGGCCACCGGCCGGGAGACGGTCTCCGGGCGCGATCTGCATCTGCGCGAGGGCGTCGTGATCCGGCCGGCCACCGAGCGGTACAGCCCGGTGACCGGCGGGCGGGCCGTCGCGAAGGCGGTCAGCCCGGCGTATCTGACCCGTAAGGGCGGCACCGAGTACGAGTGA